One genomic segment of Bradyrhizobium prioriisuperbiae includes these proteins:
- the ypfJ gene encoding KPN_02809 family neutral zinc metallopeptidase, whose translation MRYDDFRRSDNIDDRRDDSGGGGGGGGFGLPMGGGGGLGIGTVIVLGLIGWAVGIDPRILIGGAEILTGGQQQAPSYQTDRRSSGPAKAGAPKDEMGSMISGVLGEIDDRWTEIFQSSGQTYTGPRIVLFKNATNGGRCGMAQSAMGPFYCPPDKQIFLDTGFFREVETRFRGCTGSACKFTAAYIIAHEAGHHIQNLLGILPRVTRMQQQAGSKAEANKLQVMVELQADCLSGVWVNREQKKRPNFLEEGDIDAALTTASAIGDDTLQRQATGRVVPDSFTHGSAEQRKRWFMTGYQQGTVQACNTFSASNL comes from the coding sequence ATGCGCTACGATGACTTCCGTCGCAGCGACAACATCGACGACCGTCGCGACGACAGCGGCGGTGGTGGTGGCGGGGGCGGCTTCGGCCTTCCGATGGGCGGTGGCGGCGGCCTCGGCATTGGCACCGTGATCGTGCTGGGCCTGATCGGCTGGGCGGTCGGCATCGATCCGCGCATCCTGATCGGCGGCGCGGAAATCCTGACCGGCGGCCAGCAGCAGGCGCCGAGCTATCAGACCGACCGCAGGTCGTCCGGCCCGGCAAAGGCCGGTGCCCCCAAAGATGAAATGGGCAGCATGATCTCCGGCGTGCTCGGCGAGATCGACGATCGCTGGACTGAAATCTTCCAGTCCTCCGGCCAAACCTACACCGGCCCGCGCATCGTGCTGTTCAAGAATGCCACCAATGGCGGCCGCTGCGGCATGGCGCAGTCGGCAATGGGGCCGTTCTATTGTCCGCCCGACAAGCAGATCTTCCTCGACACCGGATTCTTCCGCGAGGTCGAGACCCGCTTCCGCGGCTGCACCGGCAGCGCCTGCAAATTCACCGCCGCCTACATCATCGCGCACGAGGCCGGTCATCACATCCAGAACCTGCTCGGCATCCTGCCGCGGGTGACACGGATGCAGCAGCAGGCCGGCAGCAAGGCCGAAGCCAACAAGCTGCAGGTGATGGTCGAATTGCAGGCGGATTGCCTGTCCGGTGTCTGGGTCAATCGCGAGCAGAAGAAGCGTCCGAACTTCCTCGAAGAGGGCGATATCGATGCGGCGCTGACCACCGCGTCGGCGATCGGCGACGACACCCTGCAACGACAGGCGACGGGCCGCGTGGTGCCTGATTCATTCACCCACGGCTCGGCTGAGCAGCGCAAGCGCTGGTTCATGACCGGCTATCAGCAAGGCACCGTGCAGGCGTGCAACACCTTCAGCGCCAGCAACCTGTAG
- a CDS encoding site-specific DNA-methyltransferase: protein MGVSRRGASVRAPRSHFESSPSSRIIVGDCVAEMSKLPAGSVDLVFADPPYNLQLKGDLKRPDESHVDAVNDDWDKFASFAAYDDFTRAWLLAARRIMKPSATLWVIGSYHNIFRVGAIMQDLGFWVLNDIVWRKTNPMPNFRGRRFTNAHETMIWAARDENAKGYTFNYEALKAANEDVQARSDWLIPLCTGEERLKGADGKKVHPTQKPEGLLARVLLSSSKPGDLVIDPFNGTGTTGAVAKRLGRSYIGFERDRTYATAAEQRIAAIEPLPEATLAPFMTARDAPRVAFSELIERGMISPGTKLVDAKKKYGALVRADGAILFGDKVGSIHRMGALAQGAQACNGWTFWHIETKKGLRLIDELRAEIRSEMAPV, encoded by the coding sequence ATGGGTGTGTCGCGTCGCGGGGCGTCTGTAAGGGCGCCCCGCTCTCATTTTGAAAGTTCGCCATCGTCCCGCATCATTGTGGGCGATTGCGTCGCTGAAATGTCGAAGCTGCCGGCTGGTTCGGTGGATCTGGTGTTCGCAGATCCACCCTACAACCTGCAGCTCAAGGGCGATCTCAAGCGCCCCGACGAATCCCATGTCGATGCCGTCAACGACGACTGGGACAAGTTCGCCTCCTTCGCCGCCTACGATGATTTCACCCGCGCATGGCTGCTCGCCGCGCGGCGGATCATGAAACCGTCGGCCACGCTGTGGGTGATCGGCTCCTATCACAACATCTTTCGCGTCGGCGCGATCATGCAGGACCTCGGCTTCTGGGTCCTCAACGACATCGTCTGGCGCAAAACCAATCCGATGCCGAATTTTCGCGGCCGGCGCTTCACCAATGCGCACGAGACCATGATCTGGGCCGCGCGTGATGAAAACGCCAAGGGCTACACCTTCAACTATGAAGCCCTGAAGGCCGCCAACGAAGATGTGCAGGCCCGCTCCGACTGGCTGATTCCGTTGTGCACCGGCGAAGAACGCCTCAAGGGCGCCGACGGCAAGAAAGTGCATCCGACTCAGAAGCCGGAAGGGCTGCTGGCGCGCGTGCTGCTGTCGTCGTCCAAGCCGGGCGATCTGGTGATTGATCCGTTCAATGGTACCGGCACCACCGGCGCCGTCGCCAAACGATTGGGCCGCAGCTACATCGGCTTCGAGCGCGATCGCACCTACGCGACCGCGGCGGAACAACGTATCGCAGCGATCGAACCGCTGCCGGAAGCCACTCTCGCCCCGTTCATGACCGCCCGCGATGCCCCGCGGGTGGCGTTCTCCGAACTGATCGAGCGTGGCATGATCTCGCCGGGCACCAAACTGGTCGACGCCAAGAAAAAGTACGGCGCATTGGTGCGCGCCGACGGCGCCATCCTGTTCGGCGACAAGGTCGGCTCGATCCATCGCATGGGCGCGCTGGCGCAAGGCGCGCAGGCCTGCAACGGCTGGACCTTCTGGCATATCGAAACCAAGAAGGGTCTGCGCCTGATCGATGAACTGCGCGCCGAAATTCGCAGCGAGATGGCGCCGGTCTGA